GTTGTCGAGGGACTCACGTCTCAATGTTGTTGTCGAGGGACGCCCACGTCCCTCGACTAAAAATTCCCTCGACTAAAAATATAAAGGAGGAACAACAATAATGAAATTAAACACAAAACACTTTGGTGAAATAGAAATAGACGAAAACAGGATTATTACATTCCCAGATGGATTACTAGCATTCGAAAACAACAAAAAATTCATCATCATAGACAACCCAGACCAAGAAATCCCCTTTCAATGGCTTCAATCAATAGATGACCCCGACCTTGCCTTTGTAATAATAAACCCATTCATATTCAAAAAAGATTATGAATTCGATATTCCCAAAGCAGTAGTAAAAAAACTAGAAATACAAGAAGAAAAAGATGTAGCAGTATATTCAATAGTAGTAGTACCAGATGACATAACTAAAATGACAGCAAATTTATCAGGGCCAGTAATAATAAATACAAAGAGCAAAATTGGGAAACAAATAGTATTAGAAGACAGTAGATACTCTACCAAACATTACATACT
This region of Caldisalinibacter kiritimatiensis genomic DNA includes:
- the fliW gene encoding flagellar assembly protein FliW, whose product is MKLNTKHFGEIEIDENRIITFPDGLLAFENNKKFIIIDNPDQEIPFQWLQSIDDPDLAFVIINPFIFKKDYEFDIPKAVVKKLEIQEEKDVAVYSIVVVPDDITKMTANLSGPVIINTKSKIGKQIVLEDSRYSTKHYILEELKQGQVE